The genome window AGATAATACATATAAAACTTCATGAGTAATCACTGCTTTTGTGTATTTTATGATTAGCACTCTTTATACTAATAACTCTCATATCACACAAAACAATCATAATTTAAATTTTATCATACCTGTCTATAATACCATACACCCCAGCCATTTTTTATTTCAACCTCACATTCATGATCACATTAGATAAAAATATACTATCTTGTTTAAAGTCTTTTGAGTTATATGCATTTTTTGATTGTATAGTTTGTATTAAAGTTGAAAGATTGTATAAACTTAAACCCTCTAATATATTTATAAGTTCTATCTTGCTTAAAGTATTAAAATCATTTAATAGTCTAAGATAATTACTTATAATAGAAGAAGAATTGATATTATGAAATACAATTTTATTTTTTATATCTTCTTTAATAAAAAATTGATTATTTTTTATATAAAAATAAGTTTTAAGATATATTTTTTATTAAATACAACTTATAAATTTAATTTTTTACGATATTCACCAACCACCATACATCGTTTTATTGTTCTTTACAAAGTATATTTTTAACCACCTCAAAAAAACAACTGTTTTAATTATTATTATTATTATTTTATTGTCAATACCAACTTAAATATCTTTATCTTTAATACCACTGATCTTCTAAAAACTCTATCCTAAAAAAACCTACTATGGTTATTTTTAAACATCATAGCTTTTACTCATTCCACACACATAATCAAAACTTCACCTATACACCATTATCTCTCTGCATTCGTGTTTTATTTTATCAGTATAAACAGAGTATAAAAGCAAATATTTAAGATAGCATAATGTAGAATTATAAATACCAAGCTAAAGATAAAAGAAAAGCGCTCCGTCAAGCCTTACTAGAATACTGCAAACTTGATACTTTAGCCATGGTAAAAATTTTAAAACATTTAGAAGAGCTTATTAGCTAATCCATAGCTTAAAGCTATGGATTAAAATTAGATTTTAAAACCTCATATATATATTCAATATTATAATAAAAACCAAAATACACTAGCTGTTTATTTTAACCTTTACATTTTTGAGCTATCACGTCCATAGCTTCTTGTGAAAGGACAAAATTTGTATGATAAAGCAAGCAACTACCCATATCAAGTACTTTTAACACAAGCTTTTTGTTGTTGGCATCTTTTGGGTTGTGTCTTGTATTAGCTAGATCATAAATTTCATACACCATATCTTTACTAAGTTTGTTAATATCAAGCTCTATAATATTTTCTTCAAATTTCATAGGCTCTTGCGTGAATTCTTCTTTGTTTTCTTTTTTTGCAAAGCTTTTTCTTTTACTAAAAGATTTTAGCTCATTTTCTTTTGCTTCTTCTAAAGTATAAATTTCATTTAGACTAAAGCTTAAATCATTGTCATTGTTTTTATATCTTAGTAAAAAAGCAAAGGCTTCATCTTTGCTTTCTTTGAAAATCGTTTCTACTTTTTCTACCTGAGCTTCAAAAACTATCATATCAAAAGAAGAGTAAAAGTCTAAAATCACAGCCTTAGCATATCTTTTACCGCTTTTACTCATCATCGATTTAAAATCTTCAATCTTCCCTACCACCAAAAGCTCGCCCTCGCCTTTAAGTGTTTCAAAATCCATACTTTTAAAATACTCTATGCCTTCTATTTGACTTGCAAATTTATCCAAAGGATGACCTGATACATAAATTCCCAAAATTTCTTTTTCATAGCCTAGTTTTTCCATTAGTTCAAATTCTATCTTGCTATCATGAAGCCCTACTTTGATATCTGCGGCTATTTCTTCTTCTCCAAAAAGCGAAGCAGTAGAGTTTCTTTTAACTTCAGCAATTTTCCTACTTGTTTCTGAAATAAGCTCAAGATTATCCACTAAACATTTTCTAGTATAGCCAAACTCATCAAAAGCACCTGATTTAGCTAAATTTTCTATGGTTTTTTTATTGATCTTAGTTGGATCAATCGAGCTTATAAAATCATCAAAATCACTAAAGCCCTCTTCTTTGCGAATAGCCATGATATTTTCTATCGCAGGAATTCCCACACTCTTAATCGCTCCAAGCCCATAAATAATAGCTTCAGAACCATCTTCAAGCTTAGCTGCACTAAATTCTCTTTGGGCTTTGTTAATACTTGGTGGCAAAAGTTTGATGTTCATTCTTTTCATCTCTTCAATGTATTTTGCAACCTTATCTACATTGCTTTCTTCACTTGTTAAAAGTGCAGCCATAAACTCACTTGGGTAATAAGTCTTTAAATACGCTGTTTGAAAGGTTATAAGTGCATAGGCAGCTGAGTGAGATTTGTTAAAACCATACTCCGCAAATTTCAAAATAAGCTCAAACAAATCATCAGCCTTTTTCTCATCATAACCTTGCTTTTTAGCTCCTTCTAGATATTCTGCTTTAAGATTATCCAAAATTTCTCTTTTTTTCTTACCCATAGCACGACGTACATTATCAGCCCCGCCTAAAGAAAAACCACCGATTTTTTGCACTATTTGCATAACTTGCTCTTGATAAACTATAACCCCATAAGTATTTTCAAGTATAGGTTTTAAGTCTTCAAAGGCATAAGTTGCGGATTTTCTGCCATGCTTAATATCGATAAAATCATCCACCATTCCACTATCAAGTGGTCCTGGTCTATATAAAGCTAAAACCGCGATTAAATCCTCAAATCTTTCGGGTTTTAACCTAGCATTCAAACTTTGCATACCACCTGATTCTATTTGGAAAATGCCCAAGGTGTTACCACTTTGTATGGTTTTATAAACCTTAGGATCATTCATATCAATCTTTTCCCAAATTACATCTTTACCATAACGCTTTTTCACTAGCTTAATCGCATTATCAATTACTGTAAGAGTTTTTAAACCCAAGAAGTCAAATTTGATTAAATCCACATCTTCAAGATATTCTTTAGAATACTGCGTTACCAAATGACGCTCATCGTTTTTGCTTTGCCTAAAAAGAGGAGCTTTATTCCACAAAGCTTCATTAGATATCACAACTCCGGCTGCGTGCATACCTGCATTTCTATTTAAACCCTCTAATGCCTTAGCAAAATCCCAAACTTGACGCCCTTTTGGATGAGAATTTACAAATTCAGCGATTTTTGGTTCTTGCTCATAAGCTTTTTCTAAAGTGATTTTAAGCTCTTCAGGAACT of Campylobacter sp. 2014D-0216 contains these proteins:
- the dnaE gene encoding DNA polymerase III subunit alpha; the encoded protein is MSQFTHLHLHTEYSLLDGANKLKELAKTLKAQGATSVAMTDHGNMFGAIDFYKTMRAEGIKPIIGLEAYLHNHDDLSDKSSRQRFHICLFAKNEIGYKNLMFLSSQSYIHGLYYYPRINKKLLEAHSEGLICSSACLQGEVNWHLNTKNERNLKFGAKGYEGAKEAALWYKKVFGDDFYLEIMRHGIDDQKFIDDSIIKLAKELDIKIIATNDTHYTFKERAAAHEVFMCIAMGVKLDDPGRLRHEVHEFYVKTPEQMSELFADIPEAIENTQEIANKCNLELKLGDPTPPNFKFTREYAKKYGLSLSQEDQEFSFDNDDIVFEYLCKKGLEERLQFIDESKHQEYKDRLDLEISIIKNMKFSGYMLIVHDFIAAAKEKDIPVGPGRGSAAGSLVSYCLKITDLDPIPYNLLFERFLNPERVSMPDIDVDFCQDRRGEVIDYVIDKYGAEKVAQVITFGKLLAKGVIRDVARVCDMSIPDADALAKLVPEELKITLEKAYEQEPKIAEFVNSHPKGRQVWDFAKALEGLNRNAGMHAAGVVISNEALWNKAPLFRQSKNDERHLVTQYSKEYLEDVDLIKFDFLGLKTLTVIDNAIKLVKKRYGKDVIWEKIDMNDPKVYKTIQSGNTLGIFQIESGGMQSLNARLKPERFEDLIAVLALYRPGPLDSGMVDDFIDIKHGRKSATYAFEDLKPILENTYGVIVYQEQVMQIVQKIGGFSLGGADNVRRAMGKKKREILDNLKAEYLEGAKKQGYDEKKADDLFELILKFAEYGFNKSHSAAYALITFQTAYLKTYYPSEFMAALLTSEESNVDKVAKYIEEMKRMNIKLLPPSINKAQREFSAAKLEDGSEAIIYGLGAIKSVGIPAIENIMAIRKEEGFSDFDDFISSIDPTKINKKTIENLAKSGAFDEFGYTRKCLVDNLELISETSRKIAEVKRNSTASLFGEEEIAADIKVGLHDSKIEFELMEKLGYEKEILGIYVSGHPLDKFASQIEGIEYFKSMDFETLKGEGELLVVGKIEDFKSMMSKSGKRYAKAVILDFYSSFDMIVFEAQVEKVETIFKESKDEAFAFLLRYKNNDNDLSFSLNEIYTLEEAKENELKSFSKRKSFAKKENKEEFTQEPMKFEENIIELDINKLSKDMVYEIYDLANTRHNPKDANNKKLVLKVLDMGSCLLYHTNFVLSQEAMDVIAQKCKG